Genomic DNA from Streptomyces sp. AM 2-1-1:
TCGACCACTTCGCCCTGCTGAACGAGGCCTGGAAGGCCGATTTCGACTTCATGGGCCTCGTCTTCTTCGTGATCGCCGCGTTCGCCGCGTTCTCCGCCGCCAAGAAGGTCTCCGACTGACCCGGCGGGCACGGCGAGGAGGGCCCCGACCATCTGCGGTCGGGGCCCTCCTCCGTGCGGATGCGGTGCGGGATCAGCGGCGGTGCTGCGAGTCCGCCACGGTGACCTCGACGCGCTGGAACTCCTTGAGGTCGCTGTAGCCGGTCGTGGCCATCGCGCGGCGCAGGGCGCCGAAGATGTTCATCGAGCCGTCCGGGGTGTGCGACGGACCGGTCAGCACCTCCTCGGTCGTACCGACCGGACCCAGGTCCACCAGCTTGCCGCGCGGCACGTCCTCGTGGACGGCCTCCATGCCCCAGTGGCGGCCGCGGCCCGGAGCGTCGGTGGCGCGGGCCAGCGGGGAGCCCATCATGACAGCGTCCGCGCCGCAGGCGATGGCCTTCGGGAGGTCGCCGGACCAGCCGACGCCACCGTCCGCGATGACGTGCACGTACCGGCCGCCGGACTCGTCCATGTAGTCGCGGCGGGCACCCGCCACGTCCGCCACCGCGGTCGCCATCGGCACCTGGATGCCGAAGACGTTGCGGGTGGTGTGGGCGGCGCCGCCGCCGAAGCCGACCAGCACACCCGCCGCGCCGGTGCGCATCAGGTGCAGGGCGGCGGTGTACGTGGCGCAGCCGCCGACGATCACCGGGACGTCGAGCTCGTAGATGAACTGCTTGAGGTTGAGCGGCTCGGCGGCACCGGAGACGTGCTCGGCGGAGACGGTCGTGCCGCGGATGACGAAGATGTCCACCCCGGCGTCGACGACGGCCTTGGAGAACTGGGCGGTGCGCTGCGGCGAGAGCGCGGCGGCGGTGACGACACCGGAATCGCGCACCTCCTTGATGCGCTGCCCGATCAGCTCCTCCTGGATCGGCGCGGAGTAGATCTCCTGGAGGCGGCGGGTCGCGGACTCGACCGGCATCTCGGCGATCTCGTCGAGCAGCGGCTGCGGGTCCTCGTGGCGGGTCCAGAGACCTTCCAGGTTGAGGACGCCGAGTCCGCCGAGCTCACCGATGCGGATGGCGTGCTGGGGGGACACGACGGAGTCCATGGGAGCGGCCAGGAACGGCAGCTCGAAGCGGTAGGCGTCGATCTGCCAGGCGATCGAGACCTCCTTCGGGTCCCGGGTCCGGCGGCTCGGTACGACAGCGATGTCGTCGAATGCGTATGCCCGGCGGCCGCGCTTGCCGCGCCCGATCTCGATCTCAGTCACGATGTGTGGCCTTTCCCTCTACGTCTGCGCTGACCAGTATCCCCGACACGTGTCGGAGGCGGCGTCCGGCCATGATCCGCCAGACACCGCTGAGGGGCGGCCCGGGAAACCCGGCCGCCCCTCCCGCACCCCGTCGGTGGGTGCTACTTCCTGCTGTAGTTCGGCGCCTCGACCGTCATCTGGATGTCGTGCGGGTGGCTCTCCTTGAGACCCGCGGAGGTGATGCGGACGAAGCGGCCCTTGCTCTCCATCTGGTCGACGGAGGCGGCGCCCACGTAACCCATCGTCTGGCGGAGGCCGCCGACGAGCTGGTGGAGGACGTTGCCCAGCGGACCGCGGTAGGGCACCTGTCCCTCGATGCCCTCGGGGACGAGCTTGTCGTCCGAGGACACCTCGGCCTGGAAGTACCGGTCCTTGGAGTACGACCGGCCCTGACCGCGGGACTGCATGGCGCCCAGCGAGCCCATGCCGCGGTACGACTTGAACTGCTTGCCGTTGATGAACATCAGCTCGCCCGGGGACTCCTCGCACCCCGCGAGGAGACTGCCCAGCATCACGCTGTCCGCTCCCGCGGCGAGCGCCTTGCCGATGTCGCCGGAGTACTGCAGGCCGCCGTCGCCGATCACGGGGACCCCCGCGGCGCGCGCGGCGAGCGCGGCCTCGTAGATCGCGGTGACCTGCGGGACGCCGATGCCGGCGACCACGCGGGTGGTACAGATCGAGCCGGGTCCGACGCCGACCTTCACGCCGTCCACGCCGGCGTCGATCAGTGCCTGGGCACCGTCGCGGGTGGCGACGTTGCCGCCGATGACGTCTATGCCGACGCTCGACTTGATCTTCGCCATCCAGGAGAGGGCGTTGCTGTTGTGGCCGTGCGAGGTGTCGACGATCAGGAAGTCCACCCCGGCGGAGGCGAGCGCCTGGGCGCGGTCGAGCGCCTCGGGGCTCGCGCCGACCGCCGCGCCGACCAGCAGACGGCCTTCGGCGTCCTTGGCGGCGTGCGGGTACTGCTCGGCCTTCTTGAAGTCCTTGACCGTGATGAGGCCCTTGAGGATGCCGGCGTCGTCGACCAGCGGCAGCTTCTCGATCTTGTGGCGACGGAGCAGCTCCATCGCCTCCACGCCGGAGATGCCGACCTTGCCGGTGACGAGCGGCATCGGCGTCATGACCTCGCGCACCTGGCGCGAACGGTCGGACTCGAAGGCCATGTCACGGTTGGTCACGATGCCGAGGAGCTTGCCCGCGGCGTCGGTGACCGGCACCCCGCTGATACGGAACTTCGCGCAGAGCGCGTCCGCCTCGCCGAGGGTGGCGTCGGGGTGCACGGTGATCGGGTCGGTGACCATCCCGGACTCGGACCGCTTCACCAGGTCGACCTGGTTCACCTGGTCCTCGATGGAGAGGTTGCGGTGCAGTACGCCGACGCCGCCCTGACGGGCCAT
This window encodes:
- a CDS encoding GuaB3 family IMP dehydrogenase-related protein — protein: MTEIEIGRGKRGRRAYAFDDIAVVPSRRTRDPKEVSIAWQIDAYRFELPFLAAPMDSVVSPQHAIRIGELGGLGVLNLEGLWTRHEDPQPLLDEIAEMPVESATRRLQEIYSAPIQEELIGQRIKEVRDSGVVTAAALSPQRTAQFSKAVVDAGVDIFVIRGTTVSAEHVSGAAEPLNLKQFIYELDVPVIVGGCATYTAALHLMRTGAAGVLVGFGGGAAHTTRNVFGIQVPMATAVADVAGARRDYMDESGGRYVHVIADGGVGWSGDLPKAIACGADAVMMGSPLARATDAPGRGRHWGMEAVHEDVPRGKLVDLGPVGTTEEVLTGPSHTPDGSMNIFGALRRAMATTGYSDLKEFQRVEVTVADSQHRR
- the guaB gene encoding IMP dehydrogenase → MTANVDGVPEKFATLGLTYDDVLLLPGASEVLPNAVDTSSLISRNVRVNIPLLSAAMDKVTESRMAIAMARQGGVGVLHRNLSIEDQVNQVDLVKRSESGMVTDPITVHPDATLGEADALCAKFRISGVPVTDAAGKLLGIVTNRDMAFESDRSRQVREVMTPMPLVTGKVGISGVEAMELLRRHKIEKLPLVDDAGILKGLITVKDFKKAEQYPHAAKDAEGRLLVGAAVGASPEALDRAQALASAGVDFLIVDTSHGHNSNALSWMAKIKSSVGIDVIGGNVATRDGAQALIDAGVDGVKVGVGPGSICTTRVVAGIGVPQVTAIYEAALAARAAGVPVIGDGGLQYSGDIGKALAAGADSVMLGSLLAGCEESPGELMFINGKQFKSYRGMGSLGAMQSRGQGRSYSKDRYFQAEVSSDDKLVPEGIEGQVPYRGPLGNVLHQLVGGLRQTMGYVGAASVDQMESKGRFVRITSAGLKESHPHDIQMTVEAPNYSRK